A single Halarcobacter anaerophilus DNA region contains:
- a CDS encoding TonB-dependent siderophore receptor, with product MNLKKKVFVASSLALAFSMNLFGDEVYTIKDKTLKEALEIISKKSNLSYIANDKLLETRKINNIENIEGTQKALDKLLQGTGLKAIIKNEAIVIVKSEAKNSSKNGNDLGKIDVVANSEITEGTGSYTLGSTSTATNLSMSLKETPQSISVITRQRIDDQSLNSITDVLQQMPGISVQSIGNGRSTIYSRGGYAITNYQLDGIPTYTNSRTQNASQGLADMAVYDHIEVIRGATGLMTGAGDPSGTINMIRKKPTKDTQASMEVTVGSWDLYRAQLDISGSLNKNGTIRGRVVSAYQENESKKDYFEEEKKIFYGVVEADITDTTLLSVGVDYQEYKPTGSSSTGFPLFYSDGSQTNFSRSLNPGAKWSYDNKETYNIFATLQQELINDWRLKVSTNYLHTDREFYGATAAWGLLDKNTGDGIALYGGAGDAEQTQKGFDINIDGTYKLFNREHELVLGYSYFKYDNTHSPLSGTNVEGNPINYYNWGNNPSKPDTKNGKLYDWDHVIIQKGTYLATRFHPSDDLSLILGGRFSDYEYDDKWDYPVYSSSNSKENYDETAFTPYAGIVYDINEEHSIYISYTSVFEPQNSKDKNGSTLDPREGNNYEIGYKNELFGGALNSSIAVYRIEQDNLAVADTGNYIPGTTDAAYKAIDGAVTKGLDLEITGEINSNWNLQASYTYSKTEDQNNERIKTTYPRHMVKLWTTYNLDKLTLGGGVNWQSKIYFDTTSWQYPNMKFHAEQKAYAVANAMARYKISKDLSATLNINNVFDKKYLSSIEDTFLTGEYGNSRNFIFSLKYTF from the coding sequence ATGAATCTAAAAAAGAAGGTATTTGTTGCCTCTTCTTTAGCGTTAGCTTTTAGTATGAACTTATTTGGCGATGAAGTATATACTATAAAAGACAAAACTCTAAAAGAGGCTTTGGAGATTATATCGAAAAAATCAAATTTATCATATATTGCAAATGATAAATTACTTGAAACACGGAAGATCAACAATATTGAAAATATCGAAGGTACTCAGAAAGCTTTGGATAAATTGTTGCAAGGAACCGGACTAAAAGCTATTATAAAAAATGAAGCAATAGTTATAGTAAAAAGTGAAGCAAAGAACTCTTCTAAAAATGGAAATGATTTAGGAAAAATAGATGTAGTAGCAAACTCAGAAATAACGGAAGGTACAGGTTCATATACCCTTGGTTCAACAAGTACGGCTACAAATCTAAGTATGTCTTTAAAAGAGACACCTCAATCTATAAGTGTAATAACAAGACAAAGAATAGATGACCAAAGCTTAAATAGTATTACCGATGTCCTACAACAAATGCCCGGAATAAGTGTACAAAGTATAGGAAATGGAAGATCGACTATTTATTCCCGCGGCGGTTATGCAATTACAAATTATCAATTAGACGGAATACCAACTTATACAAATTCTCGTACACAAAATGCTTCTCAAGGTTTAGCCGATATGGCTGTATATGATCATATAGAAGTAATAAGAGGTGCAACAGGGTTGATGACGGGAGCAGGTGATCCTTCCGGAACTATTAATATGATAAGAAAAAAACCTACAAAAGATACTCAAGCAAGTATGGAAGTAACAGTTGGTTCTTGGGATTTATACCGTGCGCAACTTGATATATCGGGTTCTTTAAATAAAAATGGAACGATAAGAGGAAGAGTAGTAAGCGCATATCAAGAAAATGAGAGTAAAAAAGATTATTTTGAAGAAGAGAAGAAGATATTTTACGGTGTAGTTGAAGCAGATATTACGGATACTACACTTTTAAGTGTAGGTGTTGATTATCAGGAGTACAAACCTACTGGATCCTCTTCTACGGGATTTCCTCTTTTTTATAGTGATGGTTCACAAACAAATTTTTCAAGATCATTAAATCCTGGAGCAAAATGGTCTTATGATAATAAAGAGACTTATAATATTTTTGCAACATTACAGCAAGAACTTATAAATGACTGGAGATTAAAAGTTTCAACTAATTATTTACATACAGATAGAGAATTTTATGGAGCAACTGCTGCATGGGGACTTTTAGATAAAAATACGGGAGATGGTATAGCTCTTTATGGTGGTGCTGGAGATGCTGAACAAACCCAAAAGGGTTTTGATATAAATATAGACGGTACATATAAACTTTTTAATAGAGAACATGAACTAGTTCTTGGTTATAGCTATTTTAAATATGATAATACACATTCTCCTTTATCTGGAACAAATGTTGAAGGGAATCCTATTAACTATTATAATTGGGGAAATAATCCATCGAAACCTGATACAAAAAACGGTAAACTCTATGATTGGGATCATGTGATTATCCAAAAAGGTACTTATTTAGCAACAAGATTTCATCCAAGTGATGATTTATCTCTTATTTTAGGAGGAAGATTTTCCGATTATGAATATGATGATAAATGGGATTATCCAGTATATTCAAGTAGTAATAGTAAAGAAAATTATGATGAAACAGCATTTACCCCATATGCAGGAATTGTTTATGATATAAATGAGGAACACTCAATTTATATAAGTTATACAAGTGTATTTGAACCACAAAATTCTAAAGATAAAAATGGAAGTACATTAGACCCAAGAGAGGGGAATAATTATGAAATCGGATATAAAAATGAACTATTTGGCGGTGCTTTAAACAGTAGTATTGCCGTTTATAGAATAGAGCAGGATAATTTAGCCGTTGCAGATACGGGAAATTATATTCCAGGTACAACTGATGCTGCATATAAAGCTATAGATGGTGCAGTTACCAAAGGTTTGGATCTTGAAATAACAGGAGAGATAAATTCAAATTGGAATCTACAAGCAAGTTATACTTATAGTAAAACAGAAGATCAAAATAATGAACGAATAAAAACAACTTACCCAAGACATATGGTAAAACTTTGGACAACCTATAATCTTGATAAATTAACTTTAGGCGGTGGTGTAAACTGGCAAAGTAAAATATATTTTGACACAACTTCTTGGCAATATCCAAATATGAAATTCCATGCAGAACAAAAAGCCTATGCAGTTGCAAATGCAATGGCAAGATATAAGATTAGCAAAGATTTATCTGCTACATTAAATATCAATAATGTTTTTGATAAAAAATATTTAAGTTCTATAGAAGATACCTTTTTAACAGGAGAATACGGTAATTCTAGAAATTTTATATTTTCTTTAAAATATACATTTTAA
- the msrA gene encoding peptide-methionine (S)-S-oxide reductase MsrA → MIAEIVFAAGCFWGVEKHFENLNGVVDVKSGYVGGNYANPTYEKVLKYRKLPQNNNLNIINYTEGVLVKFDTSKTNADKLIKSFWQIHDPTQLNRQGNDVGNNYRSAIFYTNENQKNIAYSTKAKYQTLLEEHGFGKIVTQIKPLQKFYEAENYHQDYLEKNPNGYCPNHATGVKFEKKKQLTKDFITPLKGKEILVIKAEGFCPYCEKFEKEVSSNYKGTIPLRTVLEKQLKDFDIKTKLDVTPIILFIENGKEIFSHKGYLNEKEFYEQLGAFKLGENTESYNVAFNKNTDSRFCKQYDIFKNTPDGVFIDKVSGDILFDTKDRFNSKTGWLSFYKAVDGATIEKPDYSYGMNRVEVIAKKSGIHLGHVFDEFGHRRFCINATVLEFVPRDKIDNK, encoded by the coding sequence ATGATAGCTGAAATTGTATTTGCAGCGGGCTGCTTTTGGGGAGTTGAAAAACATTTTGAAAATTTAAACGGTGTCGTAGATGTAAAATCAGGATATGTGGGAGGAAATTATGCAAATCCCACATATGAAAAGGTTTTAAAATACAGAAAGCTTCCTCAAAACAACAATTTAAATATTATAAATTACACAGAAGGTGTTCTTGTAAAATTTGATACAAGCAAAACAAATGCAGACAAACTTATAAAGTCTTTTTGGCAAATACATGACCCAACGCAATTAAATCGTCAAGGCAATGATGTAGGGAACAACTACAGAAGTGCTATCTTTTATACAAATGAAAATCAAAAAAATATAGCTTATTCTACAAAAGCTAAATATCAAACCCTTTTAGAAGAACATGGATTCGGCAAAATCGTAACTCAAATCAAACCTTTGCAAAAATTTTACGAAGCTGAGAATTATCATCAAGACTATTTAGAAAAAAATCCAAACGGTTATTGTCCGAATCATGCAACAGGCGTAAAGTTTGAGAAAAAGAAACAACTTACAAAAGATTTTATCACACCTTTAAAAGGCAAAGAGATTCTTGTTATAAAAGCTGAAGGATTTTGCCCTTATTGTGAGAAGTTTGAAAAAGAGGTAAGTTCAAATTACAAAGGGACAATTCCACTTAGAACAGTTTTAGAAAAACAGCTAAAAGATTTTGATATAAAAACAAAACTTGATGTAACGCCTATTATACTTTTTATTGAAAATGGCAAAGAGATTTTCAGTCATAAAGGATATCTAAATGAAAAAGAGTTTTATGAACAATTAGGAGCCTTTAAACTTGGGGAAAATACAGAAAGCTATAATGTAGCTTTTAATAAAAATACCGATTCAAGATTTTGCAAACAGTATGATATTTTTAAAAATACTCCTGATGGTGTTTTTATTGATAAAGTCTCAGGAGATATACTTTTTGATACAAAAGACAGATTTAATTCAAAAACAGGCTGGCTTAGTTTTTACAAAGCTGTTGACGGCGCAACAATAGAAAAACCTGATTATAGTTACGGAATGAACAGAGTTGAAGTTATTGCTAAAAAAAGCGGAATTCATCTAGGTCATGTTTTTGATGAATTCGGGCATAGAAGATTTTGTATAAATGCTACTGTTTTAGAATTTGTACCAAGAGATAAGATAGATAATAAATAA